In Photobacterium angustum, the following proteins share a genomic window:
- the rsgA gene encoding small ribosomal subunit biogenesis GTPase RsgA, with translation MAKKKKLTKGQSRRVRSNQNKRLTREKNDVQWDESLLENAREGLVITRFGQHADVEDPETGIIHRCNLRRSIQSLVSGDRVVWRPGVETLQGIAGVVEAVHERQSMLTRPDYYDGVKAVAANVDRIVIVSAILPELSLNIIDRYIIAAETIGIKPLIVVNKVDLLNADERKSVEQKLAQYEKIGYHVRLVSTDTGEGLDGLKQDLKDHTSIFAGQSGVGKSSMVNALMPEVEADIGDVSSNSGLGQHTTTAARLYHFEEGGDLIDSPGVREFGLWHLESEQVTEAFVEFRDYLGGCKFRDCKHKNDPGCILREAVEKGEISQDRFNSYHKIIESMSENVANRQFSRNKPD, from the coding sequence GTGGCAAAAAAGAAAAAGCTAACTAAAGGTCAGAGCCGACGCGTCCGCTCAAACCAAAATAAACGCCTAACTCGCGAAAAAAATGACGTCCAATGGGATGAGTCATTATTAGAAAATGCGCGAGAAGGGCTTGTGATCACTCGTTTCGGCCAACATGCTGATGTCGAAGATCCCGAAACAGGCATAATTCATCGCTGTAACTTACGTCGCAGCATTCAAAGTCTCGTCTCTGGCGATCGTGTTGTTTGGCGTCCAGGGGTTGAAACCCTACAAGGTATTGCTGGCGTGGTTGAAGCTGTGCATGAGCGCCAATCAATGCTGACTCGTCCTGATTACTATGACGGCGTAAAAGCAGTCGCAGCCAACGTTGACCGTATTGTTATCGTCTCTGCTATTTTACCAGAGCTATCTCTTAACATAATCGATCGCTATATTATTGCCGCAGAAACTATCGGCATTAAGCCGCTTATTGTCGTAAATAAAGTCGATTTATTGAACGCAGACGAGCGTAAAAGTGTTGAACAAAAACTCGCACAATACGAGAAGATTGGTTATCACGTTCGCCTTGTCAGTACCGATACAGGCGAAGGCTTAGATGGCTTAAAGCAAGACTTAAAAGATCATACCAGTATTTTTGCCGGCCAATCGGGTGTGGGCAAATCAAGTATGGTTAATGCCTTAATGCCTGAAGTTGAAGCCGATATCGGTGATGTTTCAAGTAATTCAGGGTTAGGTCAACATACAACGACAGCGGCACGTTTATATCACTTTGAAGAAGGTGGTGATCTGATTGATTCACCAGGAGTGCGTGAGTTTGGCTTATGGCACCTAGAATCAGAGCAAGTAACAGAAGCTTTCGTTGAATTCCGTGATTACCTTGGTGGGTGTAAATTCCGCGATTGTAAACATAAAAACGATCCGGGCTGTATTTTGCGTGAAGCCGTTGAAAAAGGTGAAATTAGCCAAGACCGTTTCAATAGCTATCATAAGATCATTGAAAGCATGTCGGAAAATGTCGCTAACCGCCAATTTTCTCGCAACAAGCCTGACTGA
- the asd gene encoding archaetidylserine decarboxylase (Phosphatidylserine decarboxylase is synthesized as a single chain precursor. Generation of the pyruvoyl active site from a Ser is coupled to cleavage of a Gly-Ser bond between the larger (beta) and smaller (alpha chains). It is an integral membrane protein.), producing the protein MLDKIKIGLQYCTPKHALTRLVGKLASLEGGKVTTAIIRWFIKQYNVDMAEARNPDPTAYPTFNAFFVRELKDGARPINEDTRIISHPADACVSQLGPIKEGRLFQAKGHYFDACELLGGDKNLADEFMGGDFATLYLSPSDYHRVHMPCDGVLRQMIYVPGDLFSVNPLTAENVPNLFARNERVVCIFDTEFGPLAQILVGATIVGSIETTWAGTVTPPTGPEVRRWDYPATGTEAISLKKGEEMGRFKLGSTVINLFPKGKVRFVEEMKPLQTTRMGQPYAEQISQDL; encoded by the coding sequence GTGCTAGATAAGATAAAAATCGGCCTGCAATATTGTACGCCAAAGCATGCGCTAACACGTTTAGTGGGCAAACTGGCTTCATTAGAAGGCGGCAAAGTAACCACAGCGATTATTCGTTGGTTCATCAAACAATACAATGTTGATATGGCAGAAGCACGTAATCCCGATCCTACGGCTTACCCGACGTTTAACGCTTTTTTTGTTCGCGAATTAAAAGATGGTGCGCGTCCAATTAATGAAGATACACGTATCATTAGCCACCCAGCAGATGCTTGCGTTAGCCAACTCGGTCCAATCAAAGAAGGTCGTTTATTCCAAGCTAAAGGTCACTACTTTGATGCTTGTGAACTATTAGGTGGCGATAAAAATCTTGCCGATGAATTTATGGGTGGTGATTTCGCAACGCTATACTTATCACCAAGTGATTACCACCGTGTTCACATGCCATGCGATGGTGTGCTGCGCCAAATGATTTATGTACCCGGCGATCTTTTCTCTGTGAACCCATTAACTGCAGAAAATGTCCCTAATCTATTTGCGCGTAATGAGCGTGTTGTGTGTATCTTTGATACCGAGTTTGGTCCATTAGCACAAATACTGGTTGGTGCTACGATTGTGGGCAGTATCGAAACGACGTGGGCAGGAACAGTAACACCGCCAACAGGCCCAGAAGTACGTCGTTGGGATTACCCAGCAACAGGTACTGAAGCAATTAGCCTGAAAAAAGGTGAAGAAATGGGCCGCTTTAAGCTCGGCTCTACGGTGATCAACTTATTCCCTAAAGGTAAGGTACGTTTTGTAGAGGAAATGAAACCGCTCCAAACAACACGTATGGGTCAGCCTTACGCAGAGCAAATCTCCCAAGATCTGTAA
- a CDS encoding carbonic anhydrase: MIKKASLVLLSLLAGVSLTAQAADWGYGKSNEHWAESYPMCGLGKNQSPLNITSALQTNLAPLRIEYDGKITDITNNGHTVEALVSGDNKLIVDGDTYTLKQIHFHTPSENLINGKQYPLEAHFVNVDDKGNIAVIAVMFENGLRENDALSSLLKNIPTKGNTIDFTDDLSPNNLLPREREYYQFNGSLTTPPCTEGVRWFVLETPQYSSKDQTEKLHQIMGNNNRPVQPINARIIVE, translated from the coding sequence ATGATAAAAAAAGCATCTTTAGTTCTTCTTTCTCTCCTTGCAGGAGTGTCTCTAACTGCACAAGCCGCTGACTGGGGCTATGGCAAAAGCAACGAACACTGGGCTGAAAGCTATCCAATGTGCGGATTAGGTAAAAATCAAAGCCCACTTAACATCACTTCTGCACTGCAAACAAACCTTGCCCCACTGCGAATTGAGTATGACGGAAAAATCACAGATATCACCAATAATGGACATACAGTGGAAGCACTCGTGAGTGGCGATAATAAGCTGATTGTAGATGGCGATACGTATACCTTGAAGCAAATTCATTTCCATACGCCATCTGAAAACTTAATCAACGGCAAACAATACCCGTTAGAAGCGCATTTTGTGAATGTAGATGATAAAGGCAATATCGCAGTTATTGCTGTGATGTTTGAAAACGGCTTACGTGAGAATGATGCTCTTAGCTCTTTACTCAAAAACATCCCAACTAAAGGTAATACCATCGATTTCACCGATGATCTGAGCCCGAATAATCTTCTTCCTCGCGAGCGAGAGTACTATCAATTCAATGGCTCACTAACGACACCACCATGTACTGAAGGTGTTCGCTGGTTTGTTTTAGAAACACCGCAATACAGCTCAAAAGATCAAACCGAGAAATTGCATCAAATCATGGGCAATAACAACCGACCAGTACAACCCATTAACGCTCGAATTATCGTTGAATAA
- the queG gene encoding tRNA epoxyqueuosine(34) reductase QueG, translating into MTIDYHQLAEQIKTWGQELGFQQVGITDIDLSQHEAELQRWLDAGYHGDMDWMARHGMMRARPAELLPGTIRVISVRMNYLPPHAEFAQTLKQPQKAFISRYSLGRDYHKLIRNRLKQLGQRIEQVVGQFGCRPFVDSAPILERPLAQKAGLGWTGKHSLILNEQAGSWFFLGELLVDIPLPIDKPSSDQCGKCVACITSCPTGAIVEEGIVDARRCISYLTIEFDGVIPEQYRSAIGNRIYGCDDCQLVCPINRHGQLTEEHDYHCRDSLYQQDLLTLYAWDETTFLKNTEGSAIRRIGHIQWLRNITIALGNASYQIEIVEALQQRQGISELLDTHIDWALSQQQQRKDQLALEILPTKTKRLVRIIEKGLPRDA; encoded by the coding sequence ATGACTATCGATTATCATCAACTTGCTGAGCAGATCAAAACTTGGGGACAAGAGCTGGGCTTTCAACAAGTGGGTATCACTGATATTGATTTGTCACAACACGAAGCTGAATTGCAACGCTGGCTTGATGCTGGCTATCACGGTGATATGGACTGGATGGCACGTCATGGCATGATGCGTGCGCGCCCTGCTGAACTACTACCTGGCACTATCCGCGTGATCAGCGTAAGAATGAATTACCTTCCGCCTCACGCAGAATTTGCCCAAACACTTAAGCAACCTCAAAAAGCATTTATTAGTCGCTATTCACTCGGTCGTGATTATCACAAACTGATCCGTAATCGGCTTAAACAGTTAGGGCAACGTATTGAGCAAGTCGTCGGGCAGTTTGGCTGCCGACCTTTTGTTGACTCAGCGCCTATCCTAGAGCGTCCTTTGGCACAAAAAGCAGGGCTTGGTTGGACAGGCAAACATTCACTTATCTTAAATGAACAAGCAGGCTCTTGGTTCTTTTTAGGTGAACTATTAGTTGATATTCCACTACCAATTGATAAACCAAGCAGTGATCAATGTGGTAAATGTGTCGCGTGTATAACGAGCTGTCCAACAGGTGCTATTGTTGAGGAAGGAATCGTGGATGCGCGTCGTTGTATTTCATACTTAACGATTGAATTTGATGGTGTGATCCCAGAGCAATACCGCAGTGCTATTGGTAACCGTATCTATGGTTGTGATGACTGCCAATTAGTCTGCCCAATAAACAGACATGGACAATTAACAGAAGAACATGATTACCACTGTCGTGACAGCTTATACCAACAAGATTTGCTGACTCTTTATGCTTGGGATGAAACGACATTCTTAAAAAATACGGAAGGCTCAGCTATTCGCCGGATAGGCCACATTCAATGGCTCAGAAATATCACAATTGCTCTGGGTAATGCTTCTTATCAAATAGAAATTGTTGAAGCACTTCAGCAACGTCAAGGGATCTCTGAATTACTTGATACACATATCGATTGGGCGCTATCGCAACAACAACAAAGAAAAGATCAACTCGCTCTCGAAATTTTACCCACTAAAACAAAACGTTTAGTACGGATTATTGAGAAAGGCTTACCTCGAGATGCATAA
- the epmA gene encoding elongation factor P--(R)-beta-lysine ligase, translated as MSTWQPTASIEQLKKRAHLLAVIRQFFAARDVMEVDTPAMSQATVTDVHLHTFQTEFVGPGYADGQTLFLMTSPEFHMKRLLSAGSGAIYQICKSFRNEESGRYHNPEFTMLEWYRPNFDHHLLMDEMNDLLQLVLGCGTAEKMTYQQAFINQLGVCPLTGTMTELKAAAANLGLSDIVEPEDDRDTLLQLLFSIGVEGKIGQHVPAFVYDFPASQAALAQINPTDPRVAERFEVYFKGIELANGFHELANGNEQLQRFEQDNQKRLEMGLKPQPIDMNLVNALRAGFPDCAGVALGIDRLIMLALGLDHIEKVTAFPIDRA; from the coding sequence ATGTCTACTTGGCAACCTACTGCATCTATCGAGCAACTCAAAAAACGTGCTCATCTGTTAGCGGTTATTCGTCAGTTTTTCGCCGCTCGTGATGTGATGGAGGTCGATACTCCTGCCATGAGTCAAGCAACGGTGACGGATGTACACCTACATACTTTTCAAACGGAGTTTGTAGGGCCTGGGTATGCTGATGGGCAAACGTTATTTTTAATGACCAGCCCCGAATTTCACATGAAACGATTACTTTCTGCGGGCAGTGGGGCGATTTATCAGATCTGCAAATCTTTTCGTAATGAAGAGTCTGGTCGTTACCATAACCCCGAATTCACCATGTTAGAGTGGTACCGTCCTAACTTTGATCACCATTTGCTCATGGATGAAATGAATGACTTACTGCAGTTAGTTTTAGGTTGTGGGACCGCTGAGAAGATGACCTACCAACAAGCCTTTATTAACCAACTTGGTGTATGTCCTTTAACTGGCACAATGACGGAACTTAAAGCGGCGGCTGCAAATCTTGGACTGTCTGATATTGTGGAACCTGAAGACGATCGCGATACCTTATTACAGTTGCTATTTAGCATTGGAGTTGAAGGTAAAATTGGTCAGCATGTACCGGCTTTTGTTTATGATTTTCCTGCTTCGCAAGCGGCATTAGCGCAAATTAACCCAACGGACCCTCGTGTGGCAGAGCGCTTTGAGGTGTATTTTAAAGGCATTGAATTGGCGAATGGCTTTCATGAGTTAGCGAATGGTAATGAGCAATTACAACGTTTTGAGCAAGATAATCAAAAGCGTTTAGAGATGGGATTAAAGCCTCAACCGATAGATATGAACTTAGTAAACGCACTACGTGCAGGTTTCCCTGACTGTGCGGGTGTCGCTTTAGGTATTGACCGATTGATCATGTTGGCATTAGGGCTTGATCACATAGAAAAAGTGACGGCCTTTCCTATTGATCGAGCATAA
- the orn gene encoding oligoribonuclease: protein MTISDKNLIWIDLEMTGLDPETHKIIEIATIVTDPQLNILAEGPVLAIHQPEAELDKMDDWCTNTHTNSGLVERIRKSTVTEQQAVAQTIAFLEQWVPKGASPICGNSIGQDRRFLYKHMPDLEQYFHYRYLDVSTLKELTRRWKPELLDGLNKKGSHLALDDIRDSIDELRYYRENIFTI, encoded by the coding sequence ATGACAATCAGCGACAAGAATCTCATTTGGATCGATCTTGAAATGACAGGATTAGACCCAGAAACCCATAAAATCATTGAAATAGCGACAATTGTTACTGATCCTCAACTCAATATTTTAGCGGAAGGTCCTGTACTTGCGATCCATCAGCCTGAAGCTGAGTTGGATAAAATGGATGATTGGTGCACAAATACGCATACAAATAGTGGTCTAGTTGAGCGTATTCGTAAAAGTACCGTGACAGAGCAACAAGCGGTGGCACAAACAATTGCATTTTTAGAGCAGTGGGTTCCTAAAGGAGCTTCACCTATTTGTGGTAACAGTATTGGTCAGGATCGTCGTTTCTTATACAAGCACATGCCTGATCTTGAGCAATACTTCCATTACCGTTATTTAGATGTCAGTACCCTAAAAGAATTAACGCGTCGATGGAAACCTGAATTATTAGATGGGCTTAATAAAAAAGGTAGTCACTTAGCACTCGATGATATTCGCGACTCAATTGATGAATTACGCTACTATCGAGAGAATATATTTACAATTTGA